GTTTGCACGGAATTCATGAGTTTCTATGCAACCGCTCTGGGGTTTTTGGGCAATGTGTCCTCGGCGAATGAAGATTTGTTCGGTGAGAGTAATAGCGACGGAACGCCCTGCCTCTGCTTGGAGGATCGGCTCTTGAGGGATGGGCCAGGTCTCAAAGGATTTCACGCGCGACCGTTTACCATCTGGGAGAAACTCTATCTCGTCTCCGACGCGAAGGGTCCCAGCCTCGATGCGGCCGGCGATGATGCGGCGGTCGTCGAATCGATAGACATCCTGGACCGGCAATCGCAACGGCATATCGTGGCGAGCTGAAGGAGGCGTGAATTGCGCAAGAGCTTCAAGGATGGCTGGAGCAGTGCACCACGGCATCAGATCTCGTGCGGAGTGGGTGATATTGACTCCGTAGCGTGCGGATATGGGGATAAAGTAAGTCGGGGTGATATTGAGTTCTTTCAAAAAGTCTGTGTATTCCTTTTGAATTTGCTCAAAGGTTTTTTGGTCGTAGTGAACGGTATCCATTTTATTTACCGCGACGATAATTTGGCGGATACCTAGCAGAGAAAGGAGATAACCATGCCGACGAGACTGCTCTTGGATGCCTTCATTGGCGGCGATCAAGAGGATTGCGGCGTCGGCGCTTGCTGCGCCTGTGATCATGTTTTTCAAGAACTCTTTGTGGCCAGGGGCGTCAATGATGACGTAGTCGCGGGTGGCGGTGCGAAAGGGAATCTGGGTGGTGTCGATGGTGATGTTTTGCTCCTGCTCTTCAAGCAGCGCGTCGAGTAGGAAGGCGTATTCGAAATCCATTCCTTCAGCTTCAGCAGCGGCTTTGAGCTGTTCATATTTGCCTTCGGGAACTGAGCCGGTATCGAATAGAAGGCGACCGATTAGCGTAGATTTGCCGTGATCTACGTGGCCGACAATGACAATGCGCAGTTTTTCTCGAGAAGGAGCGGTGGAAGACATAGCGACTACATGAATCCTTTTGCGCGGAGCTTTTGCATGGCGTTTCGCTCGTGATGATCTTGAGCACGACCAGCTCGTTCAGAAGTCTTGGTGGTGCGAAGTTCTTCGATAATGTCATCGATTGTGGTTGCGGAACTTTCGACTGGTTTCGTGATCGGCCAGCATCCTAGGGAGCGAAACCGCATCATTTTTCCGGTCTGCGGATCGGGGCGAGCAAAATACATTTTGGGGATGGGGATTTTTTCGCGTTTTATGTAGAGCCAGATATCTAGCTCAGTCCAATCCAGCAGCGGTTGGACGCGCACATGCTCGCCTGGGCCTACTTGAGTGGTGAATTGGTTCCAAAATTCCGGGGGTTGATCTTTGTAGTCCCATTCGAATTGGGCAGTGCGAGGCGAGAAGTAACGCTCTTTTGCGCGCGTGGGATCTTCGTCGCGGCGAATGCCGGTAATCAAAGCGTCCCATTGATACTTTGCCATGGCTTGTTGTAGGGCGACGGTCTTGAGCTCGTGTGTGACGGTGACTGGGTCGTGCGTTTCATAACCGATCGGGGAAGAGTATGGGGGATCGCCGCGGCGTGCAGCTTCGTTTATCCAGACGATGAGGTCGAGGTCGTAGTAGTTTTTCGCCCAGTCGCGAAATTCGAGCATCTCTGGAAATTCGTAGGTGGTATCAATGTGAAGGATCGGGAAGGGGATTTTGGTGCAAAAGGCTTTTTTTGCGAGCCAGATGAGGACGTTGGAATCTTTGCCCATGCTCCAGGGGAGGGCGATACGTTCAAAGGCGTAGAAGGCTTCACGGAAAATGTAGATAGACTGAGATTCGAGGCGGTCGAGATGATCCATTTTCGCTAATGAAATAAGAAGGTTTGTATTAGCATGCAACGGCGTCAGCTCTCAATGCTGAAATGATGCCGATTCACGAAGAGGTGACGGGAGTTTTTCTGAGCATTGCTTGATAATCAGCGTAGTGGTGTGGGTTGAGAGTTTCTTCTGGAGCCCACGGCGCAAAAATTTTGTCTAGGGCTGGGTCGTAAGGTCCGCGTTTGATCTCTAGGATGACGGTGTCTTTTTCATGAGCCAAGATGGTGTGCCAAAGTCCTGCGTCGATGTCTGCAAGGGCATGGAGAGGAGAGTGTGGGGAAAGGACCACATGGTGAAGGATAGTGCCGTCATCGTTAAAAATAAAAACGCTGAGAGATCCTTGTATAAGGTAGATCAGCTCAGTCGCAGCAGGTTGAGGGTGGCGATGCGGGCGGAAATAGGCGGACGGTTGAATGA
The nucleotide sequence above comes from Candidatus Methylacidiphilales bacterium. Encoded proteins:
- the cysC gene encoding adenylyl-sulfate kinase, which translates into the protein MSSTAPSREKLRIVIVGHVDHGKSTLIGRLLFDTGSVPEGKYEQLKAAAEAEGMDFEYAFLLDALLEEQEQNITIDTTQIPFRTATRDYVIIDAPGHKEFLKNMITGAASADAAILLIAANEGIQEQSRRHGYLLSLLGIRQIIVAVNKMDTVHYDQKTFEQIQKEYTDFLKELNITPTYFIPISARYGVNITHSARDLMPWCTAPAILEALAQFTPPSARHDMPLRLPVQDVYRFDDRRIIAGRIEAGTLRVGDEIEFLPDGKRSRVKSFETWPIPQEPILQAEAGRSVAITLTEQIFIRRGHIAQKPQSGCIETHEFRANVFWIASEPLRVGSRFKLRLTTQEVEASLITLHRVIDTATLVAPPHSPDFIGKNEVGEVTLRTRSPIALDLASFLPETGRFVIIGSNGIAAGGGIVLHAKPEERRSSENIVWADGGVSREMREARNLHRGAVLWFTGLSGSGKTTLAVALERDLFRRGYQTFILDGDNLRFGLNRDLDFSPAARSENIRRASEVAKLMAEAGLIVITSFISPYRLDRERARAIITETKIPFIEIYINAPLEVCQKRDPKGLYAKALAGEIKNFTGISAPYEPPENPEIEIRTDLLSPEKALDLLLDRILPQLQLKEPETSI
- a CDS encoding sulfate adenylyltransferase subunit 2; amino-acid sequence: MDHLDRLESQSIYIFREAFYAFERIALPWSMGKDSNVLIWLAKKAFCTKIPFPILHIDTTYEFPEMLEFRDWAKNYYDLDLIVWINEAARRGDPPYSSPIGYETHDPVTVTHELKTVALQQAMAKYQWDALITGIRRDEDPTRAKERYFSPRTAQFEWDYKDQPPEFWNQFTTQVGPGEHVRVQPLLDWTELDIWLYIKREKIPIPKMYFARPDPQTGKMMRFRSLGCWPITKPVESSATTIDDIIEELRTTKTSERAGRAQDHHERNAMQKLRAKGFM
- a CDS encoding WbuC family cupin fold metalloprotein, with protein sequence MPFPLSIESPTSPFLSLQDPSMQKIWQRALALSHQSPRHRIMWPLQRRPTDTVQRLLNFIQPSAYFRPHRHPQPAATELIYLIQGSLSVFIFNDDGTILHHVVLSPHSPLHALADIDAGLWHTILAHEKDTVILEIKRGPYDPALDKIFAPWAPEETLNPHHYADYQAMLRKTPVTSS